In Brachypodium distachyon strain Bd21 chromosome 2, Brachypodium_distachyon_v3.0, whole genome shotgun sequence, one genomic interval encodes:
- the LOC100846283 gene encoding uncharacterized protein LOC100846283 — protein MVAQRAASWLPVDFRLPAGPQATLGILAFEAAAAMSRLLSLHRSLSEQEVSRLRSDAMRSPGVAYLNSTDQAFLLRLACAELVASLDAAAAAVARLGLRCGIDFGGVYASVKAGGVSNSDARLDPLLAGKGGLKVKAKKMERLVAATSKLCSEMEALDELEAAERKLATRGWSRLSGPIPAKLAPDPPPCASDPLGAESIRQEIKTQQLKVRRLKEESLWSQSYEKAVGLMARAACAVFARICTVFGQYVPGLPPAPTPSSSATTSDRVQTRIAKLLNPRTGKAKASSGPMLARPSRVHPPAPLSSSCPIIGTIRPYSSGSGQKPGGTDWRKLLDAPPSTVGGAGLDQQYANVIASAEQLLQMEAEGRQEEANAERAEMYEMLPGKLRAAVRSKLRDWWRRDPGPLDDGLAEGWKEAVGRIMAWLGPMARDTVQWQAERNMDRTRRFDGGTRVYALQTLRWADKEKAEAAIVEVLVALSCVCWYEERRRGSVRL, from the coding sequence ATGGTTGCGCAGAGGGCGGCGTCATGGCTGCCGGTGGATTTCCGGCTGCCGGCGGGGCCGCAGGCGACGCTGGGGATCCTGGCgttcgaggcggcggcggccatgtcgAGGCTGCTGTCGCTGCACCGGTCGCTCTCGGAGCAGGAGGTCTCCAGGCTGCGGTCTGACGCCATGCGCTCCCCTGGCGTGGCGTACCTCAACTCCACCGACCaggccttcctcctccgcctggcCTGCGCCGAGCTGGTCGCCTCGCTcgatgccgctgccgctgccgtcgcgCGCCTGGGCTTGCGCTGCGGCATCGACTTCGGCGGGGTGTACGCGAGCGTCAAGGCCGGGGGCGTGTCCAATTCCGACGCGCGGCTCGACCCGCTGCTGGCGGGCAAAGGCGGGCTCAAGGTCAAGGCCAAGAAGATGGAGCGGCTCGTGGCGGCCACGTCCAAGCTGTGCTCCGAGATGGAGGCGCTCGACGAGCTGGAAGCCGCCGAGCGGAAGCTCGCCACACGCGGCTGGAGCCGGCTCAGCGGGCCGATCCCCGCCAAGCTCGCGCCCGACCCCCCGCCGTGTGCCAGCGACCCCCTCGGCGCTGAGTCCATCCGGCAGGAGATCAAGACGCAGCAGCTCAAGGTGCGGCGGCTCAAGGAGGAGTCCCTGTGGAGCCAGAGCTACGAGAAAGCCGTCGGCCTCATGGCgcgcgccgcctgcgccgtctTCGCCCGCATCTGCACCGTCTTCGGACAGTACGTGCCAGGCCTTCCCCCTGCGCCGACGCCATCGTCATCGGCCACGACGAGCGACAGAGTCCAGACCCGAATCGCCAAGCTGCTGAACCCGCGAACGGGGAAGGCCAAGGCCTCGTCCGGGCCGATGCTCGCGCGCCCGTCCAGAGtccacccgccggcgccgctgagCAGCTCGTGCCCGATCATCGGCACGATCAGGCCTTATTCGTCCGGATCAGGACAGAAGCCCGGGGGCACGGACTGGCGCAAGCTCCTGGACGCGCCGCCCAGCACggtgggcggcgccgggctGGACCAGCAGTACGCGAACGTGATCGCGTCCGcggagcagctgctgcagatGGAGGCCGAGGGGCGGCAGGAGGAAGCCAACGCGGAGCGCGCCGAGATGTACGAGATgctccccgggaagctcaGGGCGGCGGTGCGGTCGAAGCTGCGCGACTGGTGGCGGCGTGACCCGGGCCCGCTGGACGACGGGCTGGCGGAAGGGTGGAAGGAGGCCGTGGGCCGGATCATGGCGTGGCTCGGCCCCATGGCCCGGGACACGGTGCAGTGGCAGGCGGAGCGGAACATGGACCGGACGCGGCGGTTCGACGGCGGCACGCGCGTGTACGCGCTGCAGACGCTCCGTTGGGCCGACAAGGAGAAAGCCGAGGCGGCCATTGTCGAGGTGCTCGTCGCGCTCAGCTGCGTCTGCTGGTACGAGGAGCGGCGCCGCGGCTCCGTCCGCCTCTGA
- the LOC100846587 gene encoding probable protein phosphatase 2C 9: MAEICCQEAKSTPATAAAVATVSASAAAAVASSVMDRRRRRLEMRRFRLATDLEESAAEYARAGKRQRLSRTGSGPPCPRAPGPVPQRPDFGPRYGFSSVCGRRREMEDAVSVRPNFLPGSAESHFFGVFDGHGCSHVATTCQDSMHEAVADEHSKAAGSSSEEVPAWKGVMERSFARLDEKARNWATNRSGEEPKCRCEQQMPSRCDHVGSTAVVAVVSPTQLVVGNAGDSRAVLSRAGVPIELSVDHKPDRPDELERIQAAGGRVIYWDGARVLGVLAMSRAIGDGYLKPFVTAEPEVTVTERADDDECLILASDGLWDVVTNEMACGVVRACFRSNGPPEPFAEAEAGNDGASSSSGKGVSKAESDKACSDAAMLLAKLALARRSSDNVSVVVVDLRRGS; encoded by the exons ATGGCCGAGATCTGCTGCCAGGAGGCCAAGTCgacgccggccaccgccgccgccgtggccacgGTCTCCGCGTcggccgccgcagccgtcGCCTCGTCCGTCATGGACAGGCGGCGACGCAGGCTGGAGATGAGGCGCTTCCGCCTCGCGACCGACCTCGAGGAGTCGGCCGCGGAGTACGCCCGCGCCGGCAAGCGGCAGAGGCTATCACGCACGGGGTCAGGCCCGCCGTGCCCCCGCGCTCCAGGCCCGGTTCCCCAGAGGCCGGATTTCGGGCCGAGGTACGGCTTCTCCTCGGTGTGCGGCCGTCGTCGCGAGATGGAGGACGCCGTCTCCGTCCGCCCGAATTTCTTGCCCGGCTCCGCCGAGTCCCACTTCTTCGGCGTCTTTGATGGCCACGGCTGCTCACAC GTTGCGACGACATGCCAGGACTCGATGCACGAGGCTGTGGCGGACGAGCACAGCAAGGCAGCAGGGTCCTCCAGCGAAGAGGTGCCGGCGTGGAAAGGAGTCATGGAGAGGAGTTTcgcgcggctggacgagaaggcCAGGAACTGGGCGACCAACCGCAGCGGCGAGGAGCCCAAGTGCCGCTGCGAGCAGCAGATGCCGTCGCGGTGCGACCACGTGGGATCCAcggccgtcgtcgccgtcgtcagcCCCACGCAGCTCGTCGTCGGCAACGCCGGCGACTCCCGTGCCGTGCTCTCCCGCGCCGGCGTCCCCATCGAGCTCTCCGTCGACCATAAG CCTGACCGGCCGGACGAGTTGGAGCGCATCCAGGCGGCGGGCGGTCGTGTCATCTACTGGGACGGCGCCCGGGTGCTCGGCGTCCTTGCAATGTCTCGTGCCATTG GGGATGGGTACCTCAAGCCATTCGTGACGGCGGAGCCGGAGGTGACCGTGACGGAgcgcgccgacgacgacgagtgCCTGATCCTCGCCAGCGACGGGCTGTGGGACGTCGTGACCAACGAGATGGCGTGCGGCGTCGTCAGAGCCTGCTTCCGGAGCAACGGCCCTCCGGAGCCGTTTGCCGAGGCAGAGGCAGGGAACGACGGAgcctcgtcctcgtcgggCAAGGGCGTAAGCAAGGCGGAGTCCGATAAGGCGTGCTCCGACGCGGCCATGCTGCTGGCGAAGCTGGCGCTGGCGCGGCGGAGCTCTGATAATGTCAGCGTCGTCGTGGTGGATCTACGACGGGGATCGTGA
- the LOC104582901 gene encoding uncharacterized protein LOC104582901, translating to MRWLACGGTGAQWGVRICGAVIPAAVAQSVAAQARKRAALRHTVGLLLLGAPVAPSSQSMLGSLTDQAKTSEVSSWTNAGTGKHLSEAGCYTECACQDLNGLKDPRDELTTVEEDPDPKRNDVGKQV from the exons ATGCGGTGGCTCGCGTGCGGCGGCACTGGCGCGCAGTGGGGCGTGCGGATCTGCGGAGCCGTGATTCCGGCAGCGGTGGCCCAATCCGTGGCGGCACAGGCGCGAAAACGTGCGGCGCTGAGACACACGGTGGGCTTGCTGCTCCTCG GTGCTCCTGTTGCCCCATCGTCGCAATCCATGTTGGGCTCCTTGACAGATCAAGCTAAAACCTCTGAGGTCTCGTCATGGACAAATGCAG GCACAGGTAAGCATTTAAGTGAAGCAGGTTGTTATACTGAGTGCGCTTGCCAGGATCTCAATGGACTAAAGGATCCAAGGGATGAACTGACAACTGTTGAGGAGGATCCTGATCCGAAAAGGAACGATGTGGGGAAGCAAGTCTG A
- the LOC100825287 gene encoding protein HESO1: MVPNNDALEKCIKEILSQIKPAEVDRNKRLSAIKELDISIQSVAALKGAAAKPFGSFLSNLYSKSGDLDLSVQLMNSSNLPVSKKKKQSILRVLRKALQRNGVAGYMEFIPHARVPVLQYVSNSFGISCDLSIDNYPGRIKSRIFYWISTLDERFGDMVLLIKEWAKCQNINDPKTGTLNSYSLCLLVLFHFQTCEPAILPPLKDIYEGNITEDFTDMTLYDEEHLDMVCAANIAKFESQNKEQRNESSLCQLLATFFDKFCHINAITNDVISTYTGQLEKIQDNPNWMKKSYSLFIEDPVERPDNAARAVGVRGLLQIASAFNDTNRKFVSLERTEKNDLLGMLCTPDVCSKLGGRVIASHANTPQRNHHHARSMVPVGAKLSDNQRHHGARGFTGSRPAHNPTQVYLGTTGCQTAGQLGQYQNHDHSQPYTNTAGRQTAGQPGVYRNNYRQTPAAYTAYTGGHQTLDQHPNQSYPQAHTPWVPTGQYQNHYPPQAFATGHQAAGSYQQAPAYHYQSQPQFHAIADPTPGSYHQNGYYNNQSLYDTGRQAEGLYRNQRGRQYTPDRQGNRSGATTRYAPVAAGLQNGLPQNSRSQTSRRTEWQGSSQHHT; the protein is encoded by the exons ATGGTCCCTAACAATGATGCACTGGAGAAGTGTATTAAAGAAATTCTCTCTCAAATAAAGCCGGCGGAGGTTGATCGAAATAAACGACTATCTGCAATTAAGGAGCTGGACATTTCCATCCAATCAGTTGCAGCTTTGAAAG GTGCTGCTGCCAAACCTTTTGGGTCATTTCTCTCAAATCTTTACTCAAAATCAGGAGATTTGGATTTATCAGTTCAGCTGATGAATAGCTCAAACCTTCCTGtaagcaagaaaaagaagcaaagtaTCTTGAGAGTACTAAGGAAAGCTTTGCAAAGAAATG GCGTTGCTGGCTATATGGAGTTCATTCCTCATGCAAGAGTCCCAGTTCTTCAGTACGTGAGCAACAGCTTTGGCATTTCATGTGATTTATCCATTGATAACTACCCTGGTCGAATTAAATCCAGAATCTTCTACTGGATCAGTACTTTAGATGAGCGCTTTGGTGATATGGTTTTATTG ATCAAGGAGTGGGCAAAATGTCAAAATATCAACGATCCAAAAACTGGAACCCTGAATTCCTATTCGCTCTGCCTACTTGTTCTCTTTCATTTTCAG ACATGTGAGCCGGCAATTCTACCACCTTTGAAGGACATCTATGAAGGGAATATCACAGAAGATTTTACAG ACATGACGCTTTACGATGAGGAACATCTTGATATGGTATGTGCGGCAAATATAGCAAAATTTGAAAGCCAGAACAAGGAACAAAGAAACGAAAGCTCTCTTTGTCAGCTTCTTGCAACCTTTTTTGACAAG TTTTGTCACATCAATGCCATTACCAATGATGTGATATCTACTTACACGGGTCAGTTGGAGAAAATTCAGGACAATCCAAATTGGATGAAGAAATCCTACAGCTTGTTT ATCGAAGATCCAGTTGAGAGGCCTGATAATGCCGCTAGAGCAGTTGGTGTGAGAGGGCTTCTCCAAATTGCTAGTGCCTTCAATGATACCAATCGCAAGTTTGTTTCTCTTGAGCGTACTGAAAAAAATGACTTACTGGGAATGTTGTGCACACCTGACGTTTGCTCAAAACTTGGTGGAAGAGTCATAGCTTCTCATGCAAACACTCCACAAAGGAATCATCACCATGCCAGATCTATGGTGCCTGTGGGAGCTAAGCTATCTGATAATCAACGCCACCATGGAGCCAGAGGATTTACAGGAAGCAGACCAGCTCATAATCCTACTCAGGTGTACCTTGGTACTACAGGATGCCAAACGGCAGGACAGCTAGGACAATACCAAAATCATGATCATTCTCAGCCATATACTAACACCGCAGGGCGCCAAACAGCAGGACAGCCAGGGGTATACCGAAACAATTATCGCCAAACGCCGGCAGCGTATACAGCGTATACTGGCGGACACCAAACGCTAGACCAACACCCGAATCAGAGTTATCCACAGGCGCACACTCCTTGGGTCCCAACAGGACAATACCAGAATCATTATCCTCCACAGGCGTTTGCCACAGGGCATCAAGCAGCAGGGTCATACCAGCAGGCCCCTGCATACCACTACCAGAGTCAACCGCAGTTTCATGCAATTGCAGACCCAACACCGGGATCATACCACCAGAATGGATATTACAATAATCAATCATTGTATGACACAGGGCGCCAAGCAGAAGGATTATACCGGAACCAGCGAGGGAGACAATACACACCTGACCGTCAAGGTAACAGGAGTGGTGCGACTACAAGATACGCGCCTGTTGCTGCAGGGCTCCAAAATGGACTGCCACAAAACTCGCGATCGCAAACCTCAAGACGGACAGAATGGCAAGGTAGCAGCCAACATCATACCTGA